Below is a genomic region from Lineus longissimus chromosome 16, tnLinLong1.2, whole genome shotgun sequence.
ACATCGCTATCTGTTCGAACGGCATGAACGGAGTGACAGTTGCATATTCCAATCCCAGTCTATACGGAATGACGAAAAGGCATTTGGACACGGGGCTTCCGTCAACAACTGCGAAGTCGAATTTCTCTTTTCTTAACGCTGCTATCAAGTCCGGGTTGTCAACAACCTTGATGCACTCTTTTGCTATGTTTTCAATTAGTCTGAGAACGCTTGAATAAGTACTGCCGCCGGCCGCAGCCGCATTAACCATCGTAAGCTGAAAGTCAGCAGTTTCCATCTTTATTTCATCTACGTCTGTTTTGTATCGTATGATTTTCACGCCCCACTTCAGGATGTTGCTAGGGACCTTCTGAGCCAAGTGGACCAACATGTGGACTTCATGGCCCTTCTTCAAAAGCCCATCCCCGACTGAACCTAACTGCAGGAGGTGGCTCGAGGTCATGACCGGCAGAAGGAGGATTTTTTTGCCGTCAATGACGCTAAAAGCTGTCAGTAAGAGGAGGCAAGCCAGGACACCCTTCATCTTGAAGAACCTGCAAAGAAAATAAAGCGGTGGTTTTGAGAGAGATGTTGATGTTGTGTAACATGGGCTACTACGCTTTTTACGTTGATCTCCTAGACTATGTATGACATCGGTATAATCAGTTTTCGGCTGTGCAGTCAACAAGTAACCAAGATGACCTAGCCAAATTTGGCAAAAGGTACGGACAAGTCCTCAGGTCTCAGAGTCCCTTATTGTCCCCAAAACGTcacctcgttctcgttctcattctgggatcaaaatctgaacatcATGCAAAGCAAAGACAGTGGGCCTCGGTGTAGCTTACGCTGTCGGAAAGGAAACCACGGTGTCGTGGTTCAGAGTTTGCACGAAAAGCAAATACCAACCATGGACTGCCCGAGCATAGATCATACTGAGGAAATCCGGGGGTTAGTAGTCACTTCTCTGGCGAACATTTacccctgattttctcaggatgggTGTGGATGACTTGGGCTCATGCTCATTGGAGCTCTTACCTTGCTTTTTCGTTACGTTCCCGGGACCTTGGGCAACGACTGAAGTAGAGCACTGGAGTGCCAAGGAGAGTAATCGAATGCCAACAGCTCCTCGATGTTACCCACTTTTATGCATTCATCAACAACGATATCGGCCTATCAGTATAAAGTATTGATCACAGATAGACGACTACTTGAGCTGTCCTCATTGCCTTTGTCTTTGTTCTCGGTCATGTCAGGTCCCAGTGTCAGATTTGAGAATCGGCACAAACGGTATCAGGCCGCCCATTATAGGTCTAGTTGGTGTATTTTGTTAGTCTGCTCATATACAACTGTTTAGAAAAGCCCCTGGAATATGTATTGACCAATTATAATGAGAGCTAGATTAAACTGACGCCTGTTGTGTCGGTCAAAGTCGTCAACGGTGAAAGAGCTGACCTATTTTCTGAAATCTCACAGTCAATATAGATCTACGTGTAAAAACCATACTCAAAGTACTTTTCAATGTCGTAGAACCTATTTATTGACCCGCTAGTACATCGATTATCTTAGTCTACATGTGTCCAGTGTGACATACGTGCTAGCTTCTGACACCATGACCTTGTCTGGACGGGCCTGGTAAAGAAACGGTTGGTATCCCATACGTTTGGTCCTCTTCCCTCAAGTTCAGTGACAGGTTGTTCGTAACCGCATTGGGACAGAACTTTGTCAGTGGAAAGAATACTGCTGCAACAAGGTAAGGCGAAAATAGAGTCGAATTTCCGTCAATAATTTTCACTTGCCAGTTAGTTGTTTATTCAAggggcatgcatgcatgcatgcagtaCGTATGCGCACGTTTACCCGATTTTTCAGTACTATACCTCCCCTTACACAAATTAATGACATGTAAAAAACCTGGGTGATCAAGATGGATTAGGTGCTGCGATTTTTGTAAACAATTAACGCCATATTTTTGAAAACGGTGCCATTTCAAACATGCGTTGACTGGTAGGAACTTTCAATGAAACCTCCTTCTTTCTTTGCAAATTATCGTTTAGTTCTTTGCAGGTTCACCAGTTGCAAGATGAAGGGAATTTTCGCCCTTTTCCTACTGTGGGGGACTTCCTTCTCACTTGGAAAGAAAATTCTCCTCTTACCGTACATGACCCCGAGCCACCTTCTGCAGTTGGGTTCAATCGGAGACGGGCTTCTAAAGAAGGGACACGAAGTCCACATGGTGGTCCACTCAGGTCAGAAGGTCCCCAACAATATCCTTAAGTGGGGGGTGAAAATCATACGATACAAGACCGGCGATAAAGAATTACTGATGGACACTGCTGAGTTTCAAGTGGGTTTGATCGAAGGAGGGGTGTCTTTCGGAAAAGTGCGCAAAGTGTTCGGTATCATATGGACAGAGTGTGAGAAGATTGCTGACAACCCCAACCTCATTGAAAAGTTGAGAAAAGAGAAGTTCGACTTTGTAGTTGTGGATGGCGGGGGTGGGTTAATGACCTGCCTTTACACCATTCCATATAGACTTGGAATAGAATATGCATCCGTAAGTCCAATTATGCCGTTTAACAGCTTAGCGATGTCACTACAGGTTCCGTTTCTGAGTCCAACACAGTTTGACACCACATTTTCTATGGCTTCCACCTTCTGGCAGCGCCTTAAATCGTTCTtgtttttcaacatgatatCAGCGGTATCGAGGTGGACATGTGATGAGAGGAAACTGAAAGCTGCTAGTGAAACCCCGTTTGAGTCGCTCCATgatttgatgatgaagacacacGTTTGGCTGATCGACCTCGACTCTTTGGTGGACGTGCCCAAACACCTAGCCCCAAATATGGTCATCGTTGGCGGAATTTCAACAAGCCCACCACTTCCCCTGGAGAAGGATTTCAAGGCCTTCGCTGACAGCGCCACTGAGGGGTTGGTGGTCATCACATTCGGTGGAACCATTGGCTTCCTTCCCGTGGATTATGTCGACAGGATCGTCCAGGCCATCGAGAAGGTCAAGTACAAGGTCGTATTCAGGCAAAAAACGAAACCAACTGTAAAAGTGCCTGCAAACTTAAAGATTGTTGACTGGATGCCTCAGAATGACTTATTGGCTCACCCGAACACCAAAGTCTTTGTCACTCATTGCGGCAGCAACGGCCAGCACGAGGCAGTGAACCACGGGGTCCCGATGCTAGGGCTACCAGTACATTCTGACCAAATCTACAATGCTGCAAGGTTCACTGCCAAGGGCTACGGAAGACACCTACCTGTCGCAACCGTTAGCCCAGAGGAGCTAGCAGCCGCTATTGAGGATATTGCAACCAATCCAAAGTACCGCGCCAACATTCAGAAGGCTTCCAAGATCTTCAAGTCCCGTCCAATGGCACCTCGAGAGAG
It encodes:
- the LOC135500085 gene encoding UDP-glucuronosyltransferase 1A7-like isoform X1, which gives rise to MKGIFALFLLWGTSFSLGKKILLLPYMTPSHLLQLGSIGDGLLKKGHEVHMVVHSGQKVPNNILKWGVKIIRYKTGDKELLMDTAEFQVGLIEGGVSFGKVRKVFGIIWTECEKIADNPNLIEKLRKEKFDFVVVDGGGGLMTCLYTIPYRLGIEYASVSPIMPFNSLAMSLQVPFLSPTQFDTTFSMASTFWQRLKSFLFFNMISAVSRWTCDERKLKAASETPFESLHDLMMKTHVWLIDLDSLVDVPKHLAPNMVIVGGISTSPPLPLEKDFKAFADSATEGLVVITFGGTIGFLPVDYVDRIVQAIEKVKYKVVFRQKTKPTVKVPANLKIVDWMPQNDLLAHPNTKVFVTHCGSNGQHEAVNHGVPMLGLPVHSDQIYNAARFTAKGYGRHLPVATVSPEELAAAIEDIATNPKYRANIQKASKIFKSRPMAPRERAAYWIEHVMEHGSDHLQAYTNQLAWYQILLLDVMGFILVVVLLVCFIIYKCVWFICRRCSGTSRKEKNG